CACCACGACCAGCAGTCCGCCCCGAGCCGCCCCGAATACCATGCCTAGGAACCGATCCGTCCCGGACAAACCGGTGACACGAATAAGCTCACCGATGAGAAAGTTGATCAGTGCGCCGACCAGCAGCGTCACGACGAACAGGATGGCGCACGCCGCGATCACTTGAAAGGAAGGCGTACTGATGAAATCAGCCAGATAATGGGATAACGCACCGCCGAACATCCAGGCGATGACACCGGCAACGATCCAGGTAAGCAGCGAGAGCGCTTCCTTGACGAAGCCGCGCTTCAGACTGATCAGACTGGAAATGACCACAACGGCGATAAACGCCCAATCGACCCAAGTGAGCGTCACGTGGTTTCCTGCTAGGGAGAAAGGCGGCGCATTTTAGCAGAGCACCCGTCCGGGAGTAAGCTCTGCGCGACGCCTCCTCGCGGCGGCTCCAGGAAAAGCGCTGCCGCCTTCCCCGGACACCCGCGCTCAGCCCTGCTCAGGCTTGAAACGTACGACGAAGCCGTTCAATTTCTGTTGCCGCTGCAATTGATCGCGAAGACGGTCGGCTTCGGCCCGCTCGACCAACGGCCCCACGAACACGCGATTCATCCCGTCCGCAGTTCGTATGTAGGCGTTGTAGCCCTGAGACCGCAGTGTTTTCTGAAGCTTGTCGGCGTTTTCGCGGCTAGACAGGCTGGCGAGCTGTACCGACCAGCTGACCGGCAGGTTTGCCGCGTCCAGACGTTTCTCTTCCGGCGCAGCCGTAGCGGCCGGTGACGATTGCTCAGCCGTAGCCGGCTCGGGCGTTACCGGGGCTGGCTCAGGCTTCACTGGAGCAGGACTGGGGTCGATAGATGCGCTGGGCTCGGTTGCGGGTCCTTCCTCGACGATTTCGTAGTCTTCCGGAAACGGCTCGGCTGCTGGCTCAGGGACTTCGACAGGCTGTGTCTCTATCACAGGCGCAGGGGGCGTCTCGGGCATTGGCGGCGCATCAACGACAACTTCGCGAGCCGCATCTTCCCGATTGAACAGCATCGGCACGAAAATAACCGCCAGCGCAACGAGCACCAGCGCTCCGACGATACGCTGCAGCAATCCTTTATCCACCAAGAGCTTGCCCTCCACTCGACGCGCACCGATCCAGCCAGGCCAGCGCTTCGGCTACGCAATAGAAAGATCCAAATAGCACGATCTGGTCGCCCTCGGCCGCCTGCTCGCACTGCCCTTCGAGCGCCCGTGCTACGTCCGGGTAGATATTGACCGCCGCGCCGCGTTCCTTCAATGCCGAACTCAATTCGGCGGCGCCACGCGAACGCGGGCTATGCAGCGGCGCGACCGCCCAAGTATCGAGAACAGGCAGCAGTTCATCGATCACGCCAGCCAGGTCCTTGTCGGCCAACAGACCGAACACCGCGAGGCGGCGTCCACGCCGAGGCTCCCTCTGTAGATGACGAGCAAGGTAGGCGGCAGCATGGGGGTTATGTCCGACATCGAGCAAAATCGGCAGATCGCGGCCTCGCCAGCTGACTATTCTGCGGTCCAGCCGCCCGGCAACACGGGTGCGCTGAAGCGCCTCGCGCAACCGTTCCGCCTCCCAGGAGGGCTCGGCCAGGATGAACGCCTGCAGCGCCAACGCAGCATTCTCCAATGGCAAGGTGAGCATTGGCAGGTCGCGCAGCTCCAGTGGCTTACCGGCGCGATCCTTGCCTCGCCAGTGCCAGCTGTCCGTGCTGCGTTCCAGATCGAAATCGCGGCCTCGCACGAGCAGCGGCACAGCGGATTGGGCGGCGCTGGCCAGCATCGATTCCGGCGGCGAGGGATCGCCACACACGGCAGGCATTGCGGAGCGGAAAATACCCGCCTTCTCGAATGCGACGCTCTCGCGGGTGGTACCCAGCCACTCCGCATGATCCAGGCCGATGTTGGTCACCACCGCCACGTCGGCATCGACCAGATTCACCGCGTCGAGGCGCCCACCCAGACCGACCTCCAGCACAAC
This DNA window, taken from Stutzerimonas stutzeri, encodes the following:
- a CDS encoding CvpA family protein; translated protein: MTLTWVDWAFIAVVVISSLISLKRGFVKEALSLLTWIVAGVIAWMFGGALSHYLADFISTPSFQVIAACAILFVVTLLVGALINFLIGELIRVTGLSGTDRFLGMVFGAARGGLLVVVLVGLLSLAPVQQDPWWRESALVPHFLLVADWSKNLILGFGSQWVAGSLDASG
- a CDS encoding SPOR domain-containing protein, which encodes MDKGLLQRIVGALVLVALAVIFVPMLFNREDAAREVVVDAPPMPETPPAPVIETQPVEVPEPAAEPFPEDYEIVEEGPATEPSASIDPSPAPVKPEPAPVTPEPATAEQSSPAATAAPEEKRLDAANLPVSWSVQLASLSSRENADKLQKTLRSQGYNAYIRTADGMNRVFVGPLVERAEADRLRDQLQRQQKLNGFVVRFKPEQG
- the folC gene encoding bifunctional tetrahydrofolate synthase/dihydrofolate synthase, with the protein product MTVRSLQDWLDYLEQLHPTAIDMGLDRCREVAAKLGLTRPAPQVITVTGTNGKGSTCAFIAELLVGQGKTVGVYSSPHLLHYNERVRINGVDASDDALCEAFEAVERARGSISLTYFEMGTLAAFWLFEREGLDSVVLEVGLGGRLDAVNLVDADVAVVTNIGLDHAEWLGTTRESVAFEKAGIFRSAMPAVCGDPSPPESMLASAAQSAVPLLVRGRDFDLERSTDSWHWRGKDRAGKPLELRDLPMLTLPLENAALALQAFILAEPSWEAERLREALQRTRVAGRLDRRIVSWRGRDLPILLDVGHNPHAAAYLARHLQREPRRGRRLAVFGLLADKDLAGVIDELLPVLDTWAVAPLHSPRSRGAAELSSALKERGAAVNIYPDVARALEGQCEQAAEGDQIVLFGSFYCVAEALAWLDRCASSGGQALGG